Proteins encoded together in one Ipomoea triloba cultivar NCNSP0323 chromosome 4, ASM357664v1 window:
- the LOC116015586 gene encoding NAC domain-containing protein 30-like yields MEMECCVPPGFRFHPTEEELVGYYLKRKINSLKIDLDVITDIDLYRMEPWDIQDRCKLGYEEQSEWYFFSHKDRKYPTGTRTNRATAAGFWKATGRDKAVMSKEEQIIGMRKTLVFYKGRAPNGRKTDWIMHEYRLQTSEHGPPQEEGWVVCRAFKKPSPNTKPYNDGWNYKYSYRPPSISDDIISSSTNPILLHGINNTFNNNRHQFPNFHLPPHHHQDGLILPPAVSGGAGDNNHLVELPQLDSPTMSTSFATKDGTFVANEDGEVEKQLENYSDEFQNWKNIGVDDPLIPTSSFPNVSMPLIISDDSQHHISHLLQCFPDL; encoded by the exons ATGGAGATGGAGTGTTGTGTCCCTCCAGGTTTCAGATTTCATCCAACTGAGGAAGAGCTTGTAGGTTACTACCTGAAGAGGAAGATCAACTCTTTGAAGATTGATCTAGATGTAATCACTGACATTGATCTCTATAGAATGGAGCCATGGGACATTCAag ACAGGTGCAAGTTGGGATACGAAGAGCAGAGCGAGTGGTATTTCTTCAGCCACAAGGACAGGAAGTATCCGACGGGGACTCGGACGAACCGAGCCACGGCCGCCGGATTCTGGAAAGCCACCGGAAGGGATAAGGCTGTGATGTCTAAGGAGGAGCAGATCATAGGGATGAGAAAGACGCTGGTATTCTACAAAGGCAGAGCTCCCAATGGAAGGAAAactgattggatcatgcatgaATATCGCCTTCAAACTTCTGAACATGGACCACCTCAG GAAGAAGGATGGGTTGTTTGTCGAGCATTCAAAAAGCCGAGTCCAAACACAAAGCCATATAATGACGGTTGGAACTACAAGTATTCCTATAGGCCTCCATCAATTTCAGACGACATAATATCATCATCAACTAATCCAATATTATTGCATGGCATCAACAACACATTCAATAATAATCGTCACCAATTCCCCAATTTCCATCTGCCACCCCATCACCACCAAGACGGCCTAATCCTACCCCCCGCCGTTTCCGGCGGCGCCGGCGACAATAACCACCTGGTCGAACTTCCCCAGCTCGACAGCCCCACGATGTCGACAAGTTTTGCGACGAAAGATGGGACGTTCGTCGCAAATGAAGATGGGGAGGTTGAGAAGCAGCTGGAGAATTATAGCGACGAATTTCAGAATTGGAAGAATATTGGTGTGGATGACCCGCTGATACCCACTTCTTCATTCCCTAACGTAAGCATGCCATTGATCATTAGCGACGATTCTCAACATCATATAAGCCATCTCCTCCAGTGTTTCCCAGATTTATAG
- the LOC116017548 gene encoding uncharacterized membrane protein At4g09580-like yields the protein MAAPRSLVVDTARLVRDEEKILDLSDSYSSDSPTAKRYKEGKLLLSRWEFAAALGVFMVCLTGLFCIYLTMPAADYGKLKLPRNISDLRMLKDHLAMYADMYPMRFILGYCSTYIFMQTFMIPGTIFMSLLAGALFGVLRGLFLVVFNATAGASSCFFLSKLLGRPIVHSLWPDKLRFFQSEIAKRRDKLLNYMLFLRVTPTLPNLFINLASPIVDIPFHIFFLATVIGLIPASFITVRAGLALGDLKSVKDLYDFKTLVVLFLIGSIIILPTLLKRKRIYE from the exons ATGGCGGCGCCCAGGAGTTTGGTGGTGGACACGGCGCGCTTGGTCAGAGATGAGGAGAAGATTCTCGATTTGTCGGACTCCTATTCCTCGGACTCGCCGACAGCCAAACGTTACAAAGAGGGCAAGCTCCTGCTCAGCCGTTGGGAGTTCGCCGCGGCTCTTGGGGTGTTCATGGTGTGCTTGACAGGCTTGTTCTGCATCTACTTGACAATGCCTGCTGCCGATTATGGGAAACTCAAGCTTCCTCGTAATATTTCTGATCTTCGGATGCTCAA GGATCACCTAGCTATGTATGCCGATATGTACCCAATGCGATTCATTTTGGGTTACTGCTCAACATACATATTTATGCAGACATTCATGATTCCTGGGACCATTTTTATGTCATTACTTGCTGGAGCACTTTTTGGTGTTCTTAGAGGGCTTTTCTTGGTTGTCTTTAATGCTACGGCTGGTGCATCATCCTGCTTCTTTCTTTCTAAATTACTTGGAAGGCCTATAGTTCACTCACTATGGCCTGACAAGTTGAGGTTTTTCCAATCAGAG ATAGCCAAGCGCAGGGATAAATTACTCAACTACATGCTTTTTTTGAGGGTAACTCCAACGTTGCCAAACCTTTTTATCAATTTGGCGTCTCCTATAGTGGATATACCATTCCACATTTTCTTTCTGGCCACGGTGATTGGTCTTATTCCTGCCTCATTTATTACTGTCAGG GCTGGCCTTGCTCTTGGGGATTTAAAATCAGTCAAAGATCTGTACGATTTCAAAACGTTGGTAGTTCTTTTCCTTATTGGTTCTATCATTATATTACCAACCCTTTTGAAGAGGAAGCGGATATATGAATGA